ACCGCATTGGAGGCACTGTGAGGGCGAACCTCGAACAATTTATCTGAGGGTTTCCCCAGACCTCGGCATCGTGTTACAGCAAGCTCTAGAAGCTCTACAGCCCTCTTGGTGAGAGGAACATTCCTTGTGCCGGTCTTGCCGTCAATCACGTCCACGATCCTTTCCTCCAAATGGAGACAGGACCGGGTTAGTTTGATAATTTCGGATCTACGCATAGCCGTTTCATAGGCTAGTTCCACAATGATTGCCATTGTGGGTTTGAGTGCTCCAAGCAACCTATCAAGCTCCTCTCTACTCACCACCTTATCGCTTGGCTTAGAGGCAGGAGGCATAAGGATGCTAGAAACAGGGTTAGCTACATCCAGTAGCAGTTCCCTCTGTGCATACCGATAAAACCGAGACAGGAACGCTAGCTGCCCCCTACAGGTTTCAGGTCTCACTTCCTTCAACCTTCTCAGCTTGAAGTCATTGACCATCCTCGGAGTGAGTAGACCAATGCTTAGGGGGAAGACCTTGCCTAGCTGGTCAGCAATCATCCTGCACTTGTCATAGCCCTGATGGCCCCTTAGACGGGCCTCAGCATAGGCGTAGCCCAAGTCTTTCACAGTGGGTAGGGCATGGCCCTGTGAAGCTTCCTCTGCCTTCCTGAGGGCTTCCTGACCATCTACCCATGCC
This window of the Luteibacter aegosomatis genome carries:
- a CDS encoding tyrosine-type recombinase/integrase, with the protein product MANIRQLSSGNWNVQVRTKGQKPISKTFPTQAAAQAWVDGQEALRKAEEASQGHALPTVKDLGYAYAEARLRGHQGYDKCRMIADQLGKVFPLSIGLLTPRMVNDFKLRRLKEVRPETCRGQLAFLSRFYRYAQRELLLDVANPVSSILMPPASKPSDKVVSREELDRLLGALKPTMAIIVELAYETAMRRSEIIKLTRSCLHLEERIVDVIDGKTGTRNVPLTKRAVELLELAVTRCRGLGKPSDKLFEVRPHSASNAVKRAREKLGLPDTVRIHQLRHTRITNVAKKGLNNAQIMVVSGHRDPRSVARYTHLNAKDVLHLID